The following are from one region of the Hymenobacter radiodurans genome:
- a CDS encoding GNAT family N-acetyltransferase — protein MAVSVIHNQEDQSFYATVHGYEAELAYSMPANDTIDFTHTFVDENLRGQGVGEEMARTALAYARDQNLKVLTSCHFVEAFVKRNQAEYKDLLSK, from the coding sequence ATGGCCGTTTCCGTCATTCATAATCAGGAAGATCAATCCTTTTACGCCACCGTTCATGGCTACGAAGCCGAACTCGCCTACAGCATGCCCGCCAACGACACCATCGATTTTACGCACACGTTTGTGGACGAAAATCTGCGCGGGCAGGGAGTAGGCGAGGAAATGGCCCGCACCGCCCTCGCGTACGCCCGCGACCAAAACCTGAAGGTGCTGACCAGCTGCCATTTTGTGGAGGCTTTCGTGAAGCGCAATCAAGCTGAATACAAAGACCTACTATCAAAATAA